CGGACCGAGCCGGGCGAAGAGCGCCGAGCAGCGCAAGGAGCAACCCGCAGGAATACCTGGAAGGTATTCCGAGGACGTGCGACGCCGCGATGCGACGGCGCTCTGAAGCCCGGCGACGGGAGGGGATTTTTTTACAGCCTCTCAGGCGAGCTTCAGGGCGACGAGCCCTCCGACGATCAGCGCCGCGCCGGTGACGCGCAGGGGAGTCACCGGCTCGCCGAGGACGGCGACCCCGACCAGGAACGCGCCGACCGCGCCGATCCCGGTCCACACCGTGTACGCCGTGCCGAGTGGCAGGCTGCGCATCGCGAGCGAGAGCAGCGCGAAGCTCACGATCATCGCGAACAGGGTCAGCGCCGAGGCGACCGGCCGCGTGAAGCCGTCGGATCGCTTCATCGCGAAGGCCCACAGCACCTCGAGCAAGCCCGCGAGCACGAGCGCAAACCACGCCGTCGTCATCCGACGGCTTCTACCAGCACGCTCGTGCCTGGACCATGTGCGCCCGCCGGGCTAGGGTGCGCGACGCCGCTCGCCCGCACCCGCGGGCCTTCGAGCAGCCGCGTAGACCACTCTCGACGTCCATGGAGGATGCACGATGACGACCGAACGCTCGCCTTCGCCGGCGCTGCGCTGGAGCGGGGCCCTGCTCGCCGGCAGCGGGCTCGCCGGGGCCGCCGCGTACGCGCTCACCCAGGTGCTCGGACCCGCGAGCAGCGGGTTGCCCGGAGCGTTCCAGGCGGCGCCGGTCGCGACCGGAACGATCGTGGCGGCGCCGTTGCTCGCCGCGCTCCTGACGGCGCTCCTCGGCAGCGGCGCGGCGGCGGCGGCGCGCCCGGCCGCCGGGGAAGCGAGGCCCGCCGCGCCGCCGCCCGACCGCGGCGAGGCCGCGCTCCGCATGCTCGCACTCCTCCAGCAAGAGGGGCGGCTCGTCGACTTCCTCGAGGAGGACCTGGCGCCGTATTCCGACGCCCAGATCGGCTCGGCGGTGCGCGCCATCCACGGCGGGTGCCGCGCGGTCTTGCAGGACCGGCTCGATCTCGCGCCGATCCTGCCGGGGGCGGAGGGCGCGACGGTCACCGTCGAGCGCGGCTTCGATCCCGCCGCGGTGCGCGTCACCGGCAACGTACGCGGGGAGCCTCCCTATCAGGGCGTGCTCCGTCATCCGGGCTGGCGCTCGGCGGCCTTTCGCATGCCGGAGACGACGGGCGAGCGCGATCACACGATCCTCGCGCCGGCCGAAGTCGAGATTCTCTAGTGTCCTGGATTCGTGATTCGTTGCAGAAGGCTGCGAGGGATTTTCGGTCCTGCCAAGCCGGGACGACGAAGGAATAGCTTGGACTATTTCGAGGAGGACCGGCGCGGGCAGGGCCGAAAAGACCCGCAGAATTATGTGACGAATCACGAATCCAGGACACTAGCTCCGTGACGCGCGAGGCTTCCGCTCCACCGCGCTGGGTCGTCGGCATCGATCTCGGCACCACGAACTGCGTCCTCGCCGCGGCGGACACGCGCGCCGAGCCGCCAACCATCGCCGTGATGGGGATCCCGCAGGTGGTGGCGCCGAAGCAGGTCGAGGCGCAGGACCTCCTGCCGTCGTTCCTCTACCTCGCGGGCGCCGACGAGGTCGGAGCGCTCGACCTTCCGTGGGCTGCCGGCCGCGACGTCGCGGTCGGCGTTCTGGCGCGGGCCCGCGGCGCCGACGTACCCGGACGGCTCGTGTCGTCGGCCAAGTCCTGGCTCTGCAACGCGAGCGTCGATCGGAAGGCGCCGATCCTGCCGTGGGGGGCCGAGGAGGGCGCGCGGCGCGTGTCGCCGCTCGCCGCCACCACCGCGTATCTCGCCCACCTGCGCGAAGCGTGGAACGCCGCGCATGGCGGCGAGAAGGGCGGCAAGCTCGAGGCGCAGGACGTGTTGCTCACGGTGCCCGCGTCGTTCGACGCAGCCGCCCGCGAGCTCACGGTGCAGGCCGCGAAGGACGCGGGTCTCGGCCAGGTGACGCTCCTCGAGGAGCCGCAGGCCGCCTGCTACGCCTGGATCGAGGCGAACGGCGATGCCTGGCGCCAGATGCTCCGCCCTGGCGACCTCGTGCTCGTCTGCGACGTCGGCGGCGGCACGACCGACTTCAGCCTGATCGCGGCGGAGGAGGACGACGGCGCGCTCGCCCTGCGGCGCGTCGCCGTCGGCGACCACATCCTTCTCGGCGGCGACAACATGGACCTGGCGCTCGCGTATCACCTGCGCTCGGCGCTCGCGGCCGGCAGCGCTCCGCTCGACGCCTGGCAGACCCGCGCTCTCGTACACGCGACGCGCGGCGCGAAGGAGGCGCTCCTCGCCGCCGGGGCCCCCGACGCCGTGCCGGTTCCCGTGCTCGGGCGCTCGCGCAAGGTGATCGGCGGCGCGCTCAAGGCCGAGCTCACGCGCGCCGACGCCGCGCGCATCCTGATCGACGGGTTCTTTCCGATCGTGGACGCCGGCGTGCGTCCGCAACGCGACCGCCGCGCCGGTCTCACCGAGATGGGCCTCCCGTACGCCTCGGATCCGCGTCTCACCGCGCACCTCGCGGAGTTCCTCGCGCGCCACCGCGAGGCCGGCACGCCGACCGCGGTCCTCTTCAACGGCGGCGTCATGAAGGCGGCCGCGCTCCGTGAGCGGATGCTGACCGTGCTGCGCGGCTGGTGCGGCGCGGCGCTGCGCGAGCTCGCCGGCATCCACCTCGACCAGGCGGTCGCGCGCGGGGCCGCGTATCACGGGCTCGCGCGCCGGGGGCGCGGGGTCCGGATCCGCGGCGGCGCGGCGCGCGCCTACTACATCGGCGTCGAGACGGCGATGCCGGCCGTCCCCGGCATGCCGCCGCCGCTCAAGGCCGTGTGCCTCGTGCCGCAGGGGACGGAAGAGGGGACGGAGCTGGAGCTGCCCGGGCAGGAGTTCGGTCTCGTCGTCGGCGAGGCGGCCGAGTTCCGCATGCTGGGTTCGAGCAGCCGCGAGGAGGACCGTCTCGGGACGGTGCTCGAGCTGTGGGGCGACGAGGTCGCGGAGCTGGCGCCGCTGGTCACGACCCTCGCGTGGCCCGACCACGACGGCGCCCTCGTGCCGGTGCGCCTGCGCGTCCATCTCACCGAGATCGGCACCCTCGAGCTCTGGTGCGTCGCCCGTGACGCGCGCCGCTGGAAGCTCGAATTCGGCGTTCGTCACCAGTGATCGATGACCGCTGACCCGAAGGCCGCGCGTTTCGTCGTCGGTATCGACCTCGGGACGACCAACTCGGCGCTCGCGTTCGTCGACACCCGCGCGGCGCGGCGCGCGATCGAGACCCTGCCGGTCACGCAGCTCGTGAGCGAGGGGCGCCTCGCCGACCTGCCGACGCTGCCATCCGCTCTCTACCTCGCGGGCGACCACGACGTACCACCCGGCGCCCTCGCGCTTCCCTGGGCGGAGGACCGGCGCGAGGTCGTCGGCGAGCTGGCGCGCGTCCAGGGAGCGCGCGTGCCGGGCCGCCTCGTGACCTCGGCGAAGTCGTGGCTCGCGCACGGCGGCGTCGATCGCGGCGCCGCGATCCTGCCGTGGGGCGCCCCCGACGGCGTGCCGCGTCTCTCGCCGGTGGCGGCCTCGGGACGCTACCTCGCCCACCTCCGCGCCCTCTGGGACCATCGCCATCCGGACGCGCCGCTCGCAGCGCAGCAGCTCGTACTGACCGTGCCGGCGTCCTTCGACGAGGTGGCGCGGGAGCTCACCGTTGCCGCCGCGCGCGAGGCCGGCCTGCCCGACCTCACGCTCCTCGAGGAGCCGCAGGCGGCGTTCTACGCCTGGCTCGCCGCCCACGAGCGCCGCTGGGAGGCCGCGCTCGGCGGCGAGCGAACGATCCTCGTCGTCGACGTCGGCGGCGGCACGACCGATTTTTCCCTGATCGCGAGCCGCGCGGGCGGCGACCGCCTCCGGCTCGAGCGCGTCGCCGTCGGCGAGCACCTGCTCCTCGGCGGCGACAACATGGACATCGCGCTCGCGCGCCGTATCGAGGAGCGGATCGCCGCCGAAGCCGGGAAGCTCGACAGCGTGCGCTGGCAGACGCTCGTCATGCAGTGCCGCGTCGCCAAGGAGCGCCTGCTCGCGGGCGAGGCCGACGCGCTCACCGTGCAGGTGCCCGGACGTGGACGCGGCGTCATCGCCGGCACCGTGGCCGCCGAGGTGACGCGCGCCGAGGTCGAGACGCTCGTGCGCGACGGCTTCTTCCCGTTGGTCGACGCGCGGGCGCGGCCGCGCGCGACCGGGGGCGCGGGTCTCCGCGAGTGGGGGCTTCCGTTCGCGAGCGAGTCCGAGATTCCGCGCCACCTGGCCGCGTTCCTCGCCCGCCACGACACGACGATCGGCGCGCGCGACGCCGTGCTCTTCAACGGCGGCGTGTTCACCCCCGTGGTGCTGCGCGCGCGACTCGTCGAGATCCTGGCGGCGTGGGCCGGGGGGGCCGCGCCGGTCGAGCTCCCCTCGGTCGGGCTCGATGACGCGGTCGCGCGCGGCGCCGCGTACTACGGGCTCGCCGCGCGCGGCGACGGCGTGCGCGTCGGCGGCGGCGCCGCGCGCGCGTGCTATCTCGGGCTCGGACCGGCGACCGACGACGCGGCGCGGGAGCGTCTGCTGTGCCTCGTGCCGCGCGGCGTCGAGGAGGACGCGGTGGTCGCCGTCACCGAGCCCGAGTTCGAGGTGCTCGCGAATCAACCGGTGAGCTTCCGGCTCTACACCTCGACGAGCCGGAGCGGCGAGTCCCCGGGCGCGATCGTCCTTGCACCGCGCGCCGATCTCGCGAGCCTGCCGCCCATCCGCACGGTGCTCCGCCATGGACGCAAGCTCGCGGCGCGCACGCTCCCCGTGCACGTCGAGGCGAAGCGCACCGCGCTCGGCACCCTCGAGCTCTGGTGCGCGGCCAAGGAAAGCGCGCACCGCTGGCGTCTCGAGTTCCAGCTGCGCGAGGCGTCGCTCCTGGCGCGGGACGAGTCCGCGGCCGCGCCGGCCGGCGCCGAGCTCGCCATCGGCGTCGAGCAGCGCGAGGCCGCGATCGCCGCGATCGCCGCCGTGTTCCCGCCCCGGGACGCCTCGGTGAAGACCGCAGGCGTCGATCCGGCGGGGTTGCCGCGCGCGCTCGAGGCCGCGCTCGGCGCCGGCAAGGACGCCTGGCCGCTCGCGCTGCTGCGCGCGCTCTGGGACGCGCTGTGGGCGGGGGCCCCGCGCCGAGCGGACACCGCCGCCCACGAAGCCCGCTGGCTGAACCTGTGCGGCTTCCTCCTGCGGCCGGGGTTCGGACACGACATGGACCCTTGGCGCGTGAAACAGCTCGGCGGGCCGCTCGCCGCCGGACTCTCGTACCCGAGGGCGGTCCAGAACCGCGCCGAGTGGTGGAACCTCTGGAAGCGGGTCGCGGGGGGGCTGGAGCGCGGCCCGCAGCTTCGCCTTCACGGCGAGGTCGCCCCCTGGCTCCTGCCGCGGCTCGCGAAGAAGGCGAAGGTGAAGGTCGGCGGCAGCGCGCGCCCCGGCACCCAGGAGATCCGCGAGATGTGGCAGGCGATCGGCGCGTGCGAGCGGATCGACGCGCGGCTCAAGGCGGAGCTCGGCGACGTCGTCGTCGACGACGTCGTGCGCGGCAAAGCGGCGCCGCAACAGCTCTGGGCGCTCGCCCGCCTCGGGACACGCGAGCCTCTCTACGGGCCATTGAATACGGTCGTATCCGCCGCCGACGTCGCGCGCTGGGTCGAGCGCATCCTGGCGCTCCCCACCTGGATCGAGCCGGGACTCCTCACCTTCGCGCTCGTCCAGATCGCGCGCGTCGTCGACGACCGCGAGCGCGATCTCGACGCGCCGCTGCGCGATCGTCTCGCCGAGCGCCTGGCGGCGCTCCCCGGCGGCGGGCGGAGCCAGGTGCTGCTGCACGAGGCGGTGCCGCTCGACCGCGCGGAGACGGGGCGCTTGTTCGACGAGTCGCTGCCGGCGGGCCTGCGCGTGCGGACGGACTGACGTCAGTCGAGCCGCGGCTTCATCCGCCACTTCAACAGCCCCAGGATCGCCGCGAACATCGCGCACAGCACGAGCGTCGGCGCCGCGACGTCCGCGATCCCCGCGCCGCGTTCGATGATGCGGCGGCTCGCGATCTGGTACCAGCGCAGCGGCAGGATGCCGCCGAGGTTGCGCACGGTGTCGGGCATCAGCTGGTAGGGCGTCATCACGCCGGAGAGGACGAAGGACGGCATGATGAAGAAGACG
Above is a window of Deltaproteobacteria bacterium DNA encoding:
- a CDS encoding multidrug efflux SMR transporter, which encodes MTTAWFALVLAGLLEVLWAFAMKRSDGFTRPVASALTLFAMIVSFALLSLAMRSLPLGTAYTVWTGIGAVGAFLVGVAVLGEPVTPLRVTGAALIVGGLVALKLA
- a CDS encoding Hsp70 family protein → MTADPKAARFVVGIDLGTTNSALAFVDTRAARRAIETLPVTQLVSEGRLADLPTLPSALYLAGDHDVPPGALALPWAEDRREVVGELARVQGARVPGRLVTSAKSWLAHGGVDRGAAILPWGAPDGVPRLSPVAASGRYLAHLRALWDHRHPDAPLAAQQLVLTVPASFDEVARELTVAAAREAGLPDLTLLEEPQAAFYAWLAAHERRWEAALGGERTILVVDVGGGTTDFSLIASRAGGDRLRLERVAVGEHLLLGGDNMDIALARRIEERIAAEAGKLDSVRWQTLVMQCRVAKERLLAGEADALTVQVPGRGRGVIAGTVAAEVTRAEVETLVRDGFFPLVDARARPRATGGAGLREWGLPFASESEIPRHLAAFLARHDTTIGARDAVLFNGGVFTPVVLRARLVEILAAWAGGAAPVELPSVGLDDAVARGAAYYGLAARGDGVRVGGGAARACYLGLGPATDDAARERLLCLVPRGVEEDAVVAVTEPEFEVLANQPVSFRLYTSTSRSGESPGAIVLAPRADLASLPPIRTVLRHGRKLAARTLPVHVEAKRTALGTLELWCAAKESAHRWRLEFQLREASLLARDESAAAPAGAELAIGVEQREAAIAAIAAVFPPRDASVKTAGVDPAGLPRALEAALGAGKDAWPLALLRALWDALWAGAPRRADTAAHEARWLNLCGFLLRPGFGHDMDPWRVKQLGGPLAAGLSYPRAVQNRAEWWNLWKRVAGGLERGPQLRLHGEVAPWLLPRLAKKAKVKVGGSARPGTQEIREMWQAIGACERIDARLKAELGDVVVDDVVRGKAAPQQLWALARLGTREPLYGPLNTVVSAADVARWVERILALPTWIEPGLLTFALVQIARVVDDRERDLDAPLRDRLAERLAALPGGGRSQVLLHEAVPLDRAETGRLFDESLPAGLRVRTD
- a CDS encoding Hsp70 family protein; translated protein: MGIPQVVAPKQVEAQDLLPSFLYLAGADEVGALDLPWAAGRDVAVGVLARARGADVPGRLVSSAKSWLCNASVDRKAPILPWGAEEGARRVSPLAATTAYLAHLREAWNAAHGGEKGGKLEAQDVLLTVPASFDAAARELTVQAAKDAGLGQVTLLEEPQAACYAWIEANGDAWRQMLRPGDLVLVCDVGGGTTDFSLIAAEEDDGALALRRVAVGDHILLGGDNMDLALAYHLRSALAAGSAPLDAWQTRALVHATRGAKEALLAAGAPDAVPVPVLGRSRKVIGGALKAELTRADAARILIDGFFPIVDAGVRPQRDRRAGLTEMGLPYASDPRLTAHLAEFLARHREAGTPTAVLFNGGVMKAAALRERMLTVLRGWCGAALRELAGIHLDQAVARGAAYHGLARRGRGVRIRGGAARAYYIGVETAMPAVPGMPPPLKAVCLVPQGTEEGTELELPGQEFGLVVGEAAEFRMLGSSSREEDRLGTVLELWGDEVAELAPLVTTLAWPDHDGALVPVRLRVHLTEIGTLELWCVARDARRWKLEFGVRHQ
- a CDS encoding DUF2760 domain-containing protein, translated to MTTERSPSPALRWSGALLAGSGLAGAAAYALTQVLGPASSGLPGAFQAAPVATGTIVAAPLLAALLTALLGSGAAAAARPAAGEARPAAPPPDRGEAALRMLALLQQEGRLVDFLEEDLAPYSDAQIGSAVRAIHGGCRAVLQDRLDLAPILPGAEGATVTVERGFDPAAVRVTGNVRGEPPYQGVLRHPGWRSAAFRMPETTGERDHTILAPAEVEIL